From Chloracidobacterium sp., the proteins below share one genomic window:
- a CDS encoding AAA family ATPase, whose amino-acid sequence MTTAAALSETAPQRVLLNPDIKSPRAREFEEKLMARVVGQERAVRRLANLYQIYLAGLAQPGRPLGTLLFLGPTGSGKTRVVEAAAEALFGDPYAVVKIDCAEFQHSHEVAKLIGSPPGYLGHRETPPLLTQENLDKYHTEQDKLTFVLFDEIEKASDALWQLLLGILDKATLTLGDNRRVDFSKCLIVMTSNLGAKEMSELINGSIGFAPVRPETQRDDLDQKIYRTATEAARRKFSPEFMNRIDKVVVFRSLKEHHLERILELELNAVQERITRAASEKFVIRCSPETKRFLLDEGIDLKYGARHLKRAIERFLVNPIASLVATKQVRTGDLLLVDYDPEEKKLRFSKEHHGALVLSAGTESPAASVEQESLGGAAALPIHASPASVKTVSEN is encoded by the coding sequence ATGACTACTGCTGCCGCGCTAAGTGAAACTGCTCCCCAGCGGGTTTTGCTCAACCCTGACATCAAGAGTCCCCGCGCGCGCGAGTTTGAAGAAAAGCTGATGGCGCGTGTCGTGGGGCAGGAACGCGCCGTACGGCGACTGGCTAACCTCTACCAGATTTATCTGGCTGGGCTGGCGCAGCCAGGCCGGCCACTGGGAACGCTGCTCTTCCTCGGTCCGACCGGTTCAGGTAAAACGCGCGTGGTTGAAGCGGCGGCGGAGGCGCTTTTTGGCGACCCCTACGCCGTCGTCAAGATTGACTGCGCCGAGTTTCAGCACAGCCACGAAGTCGCCAAGCTGATTGGGTCACCGCCTGGCTACCTTGGACACCGCGAAACACCGCCGCTACTAACGCAGGAAAATCTCGATAAATACCACACCGAACAGGACAAGTTAACGTTTGTTCTCTTTGATGAAATTGAGAAGGCGTCGGACGCCCTCTGGCAACTCCTGTTGGGCATTCTGGACAAAGCTACGTTGACGTTGGGCGACAACCGGCGCGTGGATTTCTCGAAATGCCTGATTGTGATGACGAGCAATCTGGGCGCGAAGGAAATGTCCGAACTCATCAACGGCAGCATCGGCTTTGCTCCGGTACGTCCTGAAACGCAACGTGATGACCTCGACCAAAAAATCTACCGGACGGCAACCGAGGCGGCGCGGCGGAAGTTCTCGCCGGAGTTTATGAACCGGATTGACAAGGTGGTGGTGTTCCGCAGTCTCAAGGAGCACCATCTAGAGCGGATTCTCGAACTGGAACTGAACGCGGTTCAGGAACGCATCACTCGAGCGGCGTCCGAAAAGTTTGTCATCCGCTGTTCGCCGGAGACTAAGCGGTTTTTACTGGATGAAGGTATTGACCTGAAATATGGCGCGCGGCATCTCAAACGCGCCATTGAACGGTTTCTCGTCAACCCGATTGCGAGTTTGGTCGCCACTAAGCAGGTACGCACCGGCGATTTGTTGCTGGTGGACTATGACCCGGAGGAAAAAAAGCTTCGATTCTCGAAGGAACACCACGGAGCGCTAGTGCTCAGTGCTGGAACCGAGTCACCTGCTGCCTCCGTAGAGCAGGAATCGTTAGGGGGTGCGGCGGCGCTTCCGATACATGCCTCGCCGGCTTCAGTCAAAACGGTGAGCGAAAACTAA
- the cobU gene encoding bifunctional adenosylcobinamide kinase/adenosylcobinamide-phosphate guanylyltransferase, protein MTRALIFILGGARAGKSRFAQELAQKQADATGASVCFIATAEALDEDMRARILRHREERPAAWRVIEEPRALAAAYAQAAEAGVVLVDCLTLLVSNWLLSMPDDADGCLTALETTLAAFLQTFARREQTVIVVSNEIGLGIVPDNALARRYRDLLGLVNQKVAAAATEVYWVVAGIPWRIK, encoded by the coding sequence ATGACGCGGGCGCTGATTTTCATTCTGGGCGGCGCACGCGCCGGAAAAAGTCGCTTCGCGCAGGAACTGGCGCAGAAACAGGCTGACGCCACGGGAGCCTCAGTGTGCTTCATCGCTACGGCGGAGGCGCTTGACGAAGACATGCGGGCGCGGATTCTTCGCCATCGAGAAGAGCGTCCGGCCGCTTGGCGTGTGATTGAAGAGCCGCGTGCGCTGGCCGCCGCCTATGCGCAGGCTGCCGAAGCAGGCGTCGTCCTAGTGGACTGCTTGACTCTGTTGGTTTCCAACTGGCTGCTTTCAATGCCGGATGACGCGGACGGCTGCCTTACCGCCCTCGAAACGACGCTGGCGGCGTTTTTGCAGACCTTCGCGCGCCGCGAGCAGACAGTCATTGTCGTGTCGAACGAGATTGGGTTAGGGATTGTTCCGGATAATGCTTTAGCGCGGCGCTACCGCGACTTGCTGGGGCTCGTCAACCAAAAGGTTGCAGCGGCAGCGACAGAAGTTTACTGGGTCGTCGCCGGCATTCCATGGCGCATCAAGTGA
- a CDS encoding urocanate hydratase, with translation MSSSTTPYPVRAPRGAQLVCRNWQLEAAYRMLHNNLDPEVAERPEDLVVYGGIGKAARNWACFEAICRTLREMQADDTLLIQSGKPVGVFRTHPDAPRVLLANSNLVPKWATWEHFDELDRRGLMMYGQMTAGSWIYIGTQGIVQGTYETFAEMGRRHYGGDLRGRWILTAGLGGMGGAQPLAAVFAGASALVIECQQSRIDARLRTRYLDEQAADLDDALARIARYTAEKRAVSVGLLGNAAEILPELVRRAREGGIRPDMVTDQTSAHDLIHGYLPAGWTVEQWRDAQNDPAQHGALRRAAAESCARHVRAMLDFQAMGVPVVDYGNNLRQVAFDEGVSEAFSIPGFVPAYIRPLFCRGKGPFRWVALSGDPEDIRRTDERLMELFPENDHLHRWLRMAGERIAFQGLPARICWLGLGERHRAGLAFNEMVRRGEVKAPIVIGRDHLDAGSVASPNRETEGMRDGSDAVSDWPLLNALLNTASGATWVSLHHGGGVGMGYSQHAGMVIVCDGTEDAARRLERVLWNDPATGVMRHADAGYAEAMACAREQGLRLPMLEREAG, from the coding sequence ATGTCGTCTTCCACAACGCCATACCCGGTACGCGCGCCGCGCGGCGCGCAGCTTGTCTGTCGCAACTGGCAACTCGAAGCCGCCTACCGGATGTTGCACAACAACCTCGATCCCGAGGTCGCCGAGCGGCCGGAAGACCTTGTCGTTTACGGCGGTATCGGGAAGGCGGCGCGCAACTGGGCGTGTTTTGAAGCGATTTGCCGCACGCTGCGCGAGATGCAGGCGGACGACACGCTACTGATTCAGTCGGGCAAGCCAGTCGGCGTTTTTCGCACCCACCCGGACGCGCCCCGCGTCCTGCTCGCCAACTCAAATCTCGTTCCCAAATGGGCGACGTGGGAACACTTTGACGAACTCGACCGGCGCGGGCTGATGATGTACGGCCAGATGACCGCCGGTTCGTGGATTTACATCGGCACGCAGGGGATTGTGCAGGGGACGTATGAAACCTTCGCCGAAATGGGCCGGCGGCATTACGGCGGCGACCTGCGCGGGCGCTGGATTCTGACGGCTGGCTTGGGCGGCATGGGCGGCGCGCAGCCGTTGGCGGCCGTCTTTGCCGGCGCTTCGGCGCTGGTCATTGAGTGTCAACAGAGCCGCATTGACGCGCGCTTGCGGACGCGCTACCTCGATGAACAGGCGGCCGACCTTGATGACGCGCTGGCGCGGATAGCGCGTTACACAGCCGAAAAACGCGCTGTCTCGGTTGGATTACTCGGCAACGCAGCGGAAATCCTGCCGGAGCTTGTCCGGCGGGCGCGTGAGGGCGGGATACGGCCGGATATGGTCACCGACCAGACTTCGGCACATGACTTGATTCACGGGTACTTGCCGGCAGGCTGGACGGTCGAGCAGTGGCGGGACGCGCAAAACGACCCGGCGCAGCATGGCGCGCTGCGCCGCGCGGCGGCAGAAAGCTGCGCGCGTCATGTCCGCGCCATGCTTGACTTTCAGGCGATGGGCGTGCCGGTGGTGGACTACGGGAACAACCTGCGGCAGGTCGCCTTTGACGAGGGCGTAAGCGAAGCCTTTTCGATACCCGGTTTTGTACCGGCCTACATTCGTCCGTTGTTTTGTCGCGGCAAGGGACCTTTTCGCTGGGTGGCGTTGTCGGGCGACCCTGAGGACATTCGCCGGACGGACGAACGGTTGATGGAGCTGTTCCCCGAAAACGACCACTTGCACCGATGGCTGAGGATGGCCGGTGAGCGCATTGCTTTTCAGGGGTTGCCAGCGCGGATTTGCTGGCTGGGGCTGGGAGAACGCCATCGGGCGGGGTTGGCGTTCAATGAGATGGTACGGCGCGGCGAAGTCAAAGCACCGATTGTCATTGGGCGTGATCATCTGGACGCTGGCTCGGTCGCTTCGCCGAACCGCGAGACGGAGGGCATGCGGGACGGTTCGGACGCGGTTTCCGACTGGCCACTGCTCAACGCGCTGCTCAACACGGCGAGCGGCGCAACGTGGGTTTCGCTGCATCACGGCGGCGGCGTCGGCATGGGCTACTCGCAGCATGCGGGGATGGTCATTGTCTGTGATGGCACGGAAGACGCCGCCCGCCGACTGGAGCGCGTGCTGTGGAACGACCCGGCGACGGGCGTGATGCGCCACGCCGACGCGGGGTACGCTGAAGCGATGGCGTGCGCGCGCGAACAGGGGTTGCGCCTGCCGATGCTGGAGCGGGAGGCGGGATGA
- the hutI gene encoding imidazolonepropionase, which produces MLTLWRHAQLATMTDNVPWGRLANGALLASDDRIAWVGAEADLPRNVQVDAEYDLEGALVTPGFIDCHTHLVYGGARDDEFEARLHGASYAEIAQRGGGILSTVRATREASEEALFAAARRRALALLAEGVTTIEIKSGYGLTLADEARCLRVARRLGCELPLTVVTTYLGAHALPPEFTGRPDDYIAEVCAWLPALHAEGLVDAVDAFCETIAFSSNQVRRVFDAARALGLPVKLHAEQLSDQGGAVLAAQYRALSCDHLEYLGEDGVQAMAAAGTVAVLLPGAFYCLRETRLPPIATLRAAGVPLAVATDHNPGSSPLLSVRLALNLACTLFRLTPEEALRGATVNAARALGLTDRGVLAVGKRADFVVWPLDHPRELVYWMGGCFPNRVVIGGKEVNRDERIADGNNLQP; this is translated from the coding sequence ATGCTCACCCTTTGGCGACACGCCCAACTGGCGACCATGACCGACAACGTTCCGTGGGGACGGCTTGCGAACGGCGCGTTGCTGGCCTCCGATGACCGCATCGCTTGGGTCGGAGCTGAAGCCGACCTGCCCCGCAACGTGCAAGTTGACGCAGAATACGACCTTGAAGGCGCGCTTGTGACGCCGGGCTTCATAGACTGCCATACGCACTTGGTGTACGGCGGCGCGCGGGACGACGAGTTTGAAGCCCGCTTGCATGGCGCGAGTTACGCCGAAATCGCCCAACGCGGCGGCGGCATTCTTTCAACCGTCCGCGCCACCCGCGAAGCTTCCGAGGAAGCGTTGTTCGCAGCGGCGCGGCGGCGGGCGCTGGCGCTGCTGGCGGAAGGTGTCACCACCATCGAGATCAAATCCGGCTACGGCCTCACGCTCGCCGACGAAGCCCGCTGCCTGCGTGTCGCCCGCCGCTTGGGGTGCGAGCTGCCGCTGACGGTTGTGACCACTTACCTTGGCGCGCATGCCCTGCCGCCGGAGTTCACCGGACGCCCCGACGACTACATCGCGGAAGTCTGCGCGTGGCTACCTGCGCTCCATGCTGAAGGGCTGGTGGACGCCGTGGACGCCTTCTGTGAAACGATAGCGTTTTCAAGCAATCAGGTACGGCGCGTCTTTGATGCAGCGCGCGCGCTGGGATTGCCGGTCAAGCTCCATGCCGAGCAACTGAGCGATCAGGGCGGCGCGGTGCTGGCGGCGCAGTACAGGGCGTTGTCCTGCGACCATCTGGAATACCTTGGCGAAGACGGTGTGCAGGCCATGGCGGCGGCGGGGACGGTCGCCGTCCTGCTGCCCGGCGCGTTCTATTGCTTACGGGAAACGCGCCTGCCGCCGATTGCGACGCTGCGGGCGGCGGGCGTCCCACTAGCCGTAGCGACCGACCACAACCCCGGTTCGTCGCCATTGTTGTCGGTGCGGCTGGCGCTCAATCTGGCGTGTACGCTGTTTCGCCTGACGCCTGAAGAGGCGCTGCGCGGGGCGACCGTTAATGCGGCGCGCGCGCTGGGACTGACGGATCGCGGCGTTTTGGCGGTCGGTAAACGCGCGGATTTTGTCGTCTGGCCGCTCGACCATCCGCGTGAGTTGGTCTATTGGATGGGCGGATGCTTTCCGAACCGCGTGGTGATCGGCGGCAAGGAGGTCAACCGTGATGAACGCATCGCCGACGGAAACAATCTTCAACCTTGA
- the hutG gene encoding N-formylglutamate deformylase — protein MNASPTETIFNLEPGDAPLLISLPHIGTDCPPEIAADWTEAARALPDTDWHLADIYDFARRLGVTVLGACLSRYVIDLNRPPDDAPLYAQANRTELCPTRLFDGRPIYRDGRSPGAAEIARRRERYWRPYHDALERELTRLHARHGYVVLWDGHSIKSELPWLFDGKLPDLNLGTADGRSCAPSLRRALGDALAEQKLFTYVVDGRFKGGYITRRYGRPAAGRHAVQLEMCWSCYMDEAPPYVLDAARAARLRPVLQTLVGIALDWKPSDDDRLAAT, from the coding sequence ATGAACGCATCGCCGACGGAAACAATCTTCAACCTTGAGCCGGGCGATGCGCCGCTGCTGATCAGCCTGCCGCACATTGGAACCGACTGCCCGCCGGAGATCGCCGCCGACTGGACGGAAGCGGCGCGCGCACTGCCCGATACGGACTGGCATCTAGCGGACATCTATGACTTCGCGCGACGGCTCGGCGTCACGGTGCTTGGCGCTTGTCTGTCGCGCTATGTCATTGACCTGAATCGCCCGCCGGATGACGCGCCGCTTTACGCGCAAGCCAACCGGACGGAACTGTGTCCGACGCGCCTGTTCGACGGAAGACCCATCTACCGTGACGGGCGATCGCCCGGCGCCGCCGAGATTGCGCGCCGCCGCGAACGGTACTGGCGGCCTTACCATGACGCGCTTGAACGCGAACTGACGCGCCTACATGCGCGTCATGGGTATGTTGTTCTGTGGGACGGCCACAGCATCAAATCGGAACTGCCGTGGCTGTTTGACGGCAAGCTGCCCGACCTCAATCTCGGCACGGCCGACGGGCGAAGTTGCGCGCCGTCGCTCAGACGGGCGCTTGGCGACGCGCTTGCCGAACAAAAGCTTTTTACCTACGTTGTGGACGGGCGTTTCAAGGGCGGCTACATCACGCGCCGGTACGGGCGACCGGCCGCCGGCCGCCACGCCGTCCAGTTGGAAATGTGCTGGTCCTGCTACATGGATGAAGCGCCGCCCTACGTGCTGGACGCCGCCCGCGCCGCGCGCCTGCGCCCGGTGTTGCAGACGCTCGTTGGCATCGCGCTGGACTGGAAACCTTCCGATGACGACCGACTCGCTGCAACCTGA
- the hutF gene encoding formimidoylglutamate deiminase, with translation MTTDSLQPDALWTPFALLPDGWRRDVYLTVGADGRWASVEPDTATPPVGAEVVEGALLPGVVNAHSHAFQRAFVGLTEPPDGEPDDFWSWRTRMYAVANRLTPDILRAVAAQLYLELLEGGYTHVCEFHYVHRDVGGKPYADRTTMPAALVEAADEVGIGLTLLPTVYERAGFGRLDILPEQRRFFATPDDVWATATALEEGRSIRFTVGLALHSVRAVRLESFDRLRRIAENFTGPIHIHVAEQTAEVEACLLETGARPVAWLTREGLLDPRWQLVHATHTDEAERAAVAQSGAGIVVCPTTEANLGDGLFDLPAWTATGVPLAVGSDSHVTRDWREELRWLTYGARLATRRRGLGVSASTLFTGAQSGGGDAAGEPVWGLMPGARADALRLDLKQPPLVGVPLEQWIDAVVFSSPGALWADVMVAGRWALRRGRHPCRARILARFQEAMNQLWRDETRAVTSGQV, from the coding sequence ATGACGACCGACTCGCTGCAACCTGACGCGCTCTGGACGCCTTTCGCTCTGCTTCCTGACGGTTGGCGACGCGACGTGTACCTGACCGTCGGCGCAGACGGCCGCTGGGCAAGCGTCGAGCCGGATACGGCGACGCCGCCGGTCGGGGCCGAGGTTGTTGAAGGCGCGTTACTGCCGGGCGTCGTCAACGCCCACAGCCACGCCTTTCAGCGGGCGTTTGTTGGGTTGACTGAACCGCCTGACGGTGAACCAGACGATTTCTGGAGTTGGCGCACGCGCATGTACGCCGTCGCCAACCGCCTGACGCCCGACATCCTGCGCGCCGTCGCCGCGCAGCTTTATCTGGAACTGCTTGAAGGCGGCTATACGCATGTGTGTGAGTTCCACTACGTGCACCGCGATGTGGGCGGCAAACCTTACGCCGACCGCACGACGATGCCGGCGGCGCTGGTTGAAGCCGCCGACGAGGTTGGCATCGGGCTGACTCTGCTTCCGACGGTCTATGAACGCGCTGGTTTTGGGCGGCTGGATATCCTGCCGGAGCAGCGGCGGTTCTTTGCGACGCCGGACGACGTATGGGCGACGGCGACGGCGCTTGAAGAAGGGCGCTCAATACGCTTCACCGTTGGACTGGCGCTGCATTCTGTCCGCGCCGTGCGGCTGGAAAGTTTTGACCGCCTACGTCGCATAGCGGAGAACTTCACCGGGCCGATTCACATTCACGTCGCCGAACAGACAGCTGAAGTTGAAGCTTGTCTGCTCGAGACTGGAGCGCGTCCGGTCGCTTGGTTGACGCGGGAAGGACTTCTTGATCCACGGTGGCAACTCGTTCACGCCACGCATACAGACGAAGCCGAACGCGCTGCCGTCGCCCAAAGCGGCGCGGGTATCGTGGTCTGCCCGACGACCGAGGCGAATCTAGGCGACGGGCTGTTTGATTTGCCAGCGTGGACGGCGACTGGCGTCCCGTTGGCCGTCGGCTCAGATAGCCACGTTACGCGCGATTGGCGCGAAGAACTGCGGTGGCTGACGTACGGCGCGCGCTTGGCGACGCGCCGGCGCGGGCTTGGGGTGTCGGCCTCAACGCTCTTCACAGGCGCGCAGTCAGGTGGCGGTGACGCCGCCGGTGAGCCGGTCTGGGGACTGATGCCCGGCGCACGCGCCGACGCGCTGCGGCTCGACCTGAAGCAGCCGCCGCTGGTCGGCGTCCCGCTGGAGCAGTGGATAGATGCAGTGGTTTTTTCAAGTCCGGGGGCGCTCTGGGCGGATGTGATGGTCGCCGGACGCTGGGCGCTGCGGCGCGGTCGCCATCCCTGTCGTGCGCGCATCTTGGCGCGTTTTCAGGAAGCGATGAACCAGCTCTGGCGGGACGAGACAAGAGCAGTCACCTCAGGACAGGTTTAG
- the cas10 gene encoding type III-B CRISPR-associated protein Cas10/Cmr2: MPVSWTDLLLAYLHDPPDKALDIRGHEKRAADLARIALGDDVTKEGVKRVAGAADTLASIVERFPMPTAGGDGERAVSPENQTLHIVHPLSATQRTLELPPLGALTTAQQNALRDAMDGFSDDHDPTARKRWLAVWRNWPEKLAEVQPCTAFLPADTRTPDHTIWHHLDTVAAFEAARSEGGGIALLAFALGPVQRFIEAARSVRDLWSGSMILSWLAFQSLLPVVEQLGPTALLYPALRGNPLLDLWLAQDAQLGARAPQPTTRQKMTPSLPHRFLALVPWGKNGAAAHELAERCRQACAKAWRELAESVRARLKQELDGQWTDWDARWNHQIADYFSAATAVLPLSGIGDEIDRQLADLLAGKDTFADAFPAAEHVRAMARSIPRSDRPNYAQEQAGQWQYQIELVQRSLAAARTVRHIPSSTAGEGPWPPKCTLFGSFEQMGPAQLSASSDFWNNLAQPNGGLSLDGVRIRAGEALCAVALAKRFSGPAFFVKQLGVTPQDLRFPDTWTVAAAVWLEKANIRPDQVRREYGEWNGRWLHWSKPDQDLETAGPCPEDVWRRIQHYSRKEQLGPPPTYYAILKLDGDDLGGWLRGEQSPQAREVIHPKLVAYFEEVDAQNAERLKARRPVGPALHAAISTALANFALHVAPPVIEAHSGTLIYAGGDDLLALLPVEKALPCAAQLAQAYRQNWYATDQNRREANRREWLLMGKRATISGGMVVVHAKDDLRLALQDARAAEHQAKATGKDALGMTVRRRSGEHTSAVCPWPFAESVIGWTDGFRRGASDRWVYRLYGMRGTLAGLPAKAIQAEFQRQLRRAEAPTPDLIPPKDFAEAFDAFQALKLPNGVRRFSDARAALEPFLTLCHTAAFLARGRDV, translated from the coding sequence ATGCCGGTCAGCTGGACAGACCTCCTGCTTGCTTATCTGCATGACCCACCGGACAAAGCACTAGACATTCGCGGTCACGAAAAGCGCGCCGCCGATCTCGCCCGCATTGCGCTTGGCGACGACGTGACCAAAGAAGGCGTCAAACGTGTGGCGGGCGCAGCGGACACTCTGGCTTCCATCGTCGAGCGATTCCCGATGCCGACAGCCGGCGGCGACGGCGAGCGCGCCGTCAGCCCTGAAAACCAAACGCTCCATATTGTCCATCCGCTGTCGGCGACACAGCGGACGCTCGAGCTGCCGCCGCTCGGTGCGTTGACTACTGCGCAGCAGAACGCTCTACGCGACGCCATGGACGGTTTCTCCGATGACCATGATCCGACGGCGCGCAAACGTTGGCTGGCGGTCTGGCGCAACTGGCCGGAAAAACTGGCTGAAGTCCAGCCCTGCACGGCTTTCCTACCGGCCGACACCCGAACGCCCGATCATACAATCTGGCATCACCTCGATACTGTTGCGGCTTTTGAAGCGGCGCGTTCCGAAGGCGGCGGCATAGCGCTGCTGGCTTTTGCGCTCGGCCCGGTGCAGCGATTTATCGAGGCGGCCCGCTCGGTCCGCGATTTGTGGTCGGGCAGCATGATCCTCTCTTGGCTGGCTTTTCAGTCATTGCTGCCCGTCGTTGAGCAACTCGGTCCGACGGCGCTGCTGTATCCGGCGCTGCGCGGCAATCCGCTGCTGGACTTATGGCTGGCGCAAGATGCACAGTTGGGCGCACGCGCACCGCAGCCGACGACGCGGCAGAAAATGACGCCCTCGCTTCCGCATCGCTTTCTGGCGCTTGTGCCATGGGGAAAGAACGGCGCAGCCGCCCACGAACTGGCCGAACGCTGCCGTCAAGCCTGCGCCAAGGCGTGGCGTGAACTGGCCGAAAGCGTTCGGGCGCGGCTCAAGCAGGAGCTTGACGGGCAATGGACTGACTGGGACGCCCGCTGGAACCACCAAATCGCTGATTACTTCAGCGCGGCGACCGCCGTTCTGCCGCTAAGCGGAATAGGGGACGAAATTGACCGTCAATTGGCTGATTTGCTTGCCGGGAAAGACACCTTTGCCGACGCCTTTCCCGCAGCCGAGCACGTCCGCGCGATGGCGCGGTCAATCCCCCGAAGCGACCGCCCCAACTACGCCCAGGAACAAGCCGGTCAGTGGCAATACCAGATTGAACTCGTCCAGCGGTCGCTGGCGGCGGCGCGTACTGTTCGGCACATTCCGTCCAGCACGGCGGGCGAGGGGCCGTGGCCGCCAAAGTGTACGCTGTTTGGCAGCTTCGAGCAGATGGGACCCGCCCAACTGAGTGCATCAAGCGACTTTTGGAACAACCTCGCCCAACCCAACGGCGGCTTGAGCCTTGACGGCGTGCGCATTCGCGCCGGTGAAGCCCTCTGCGCCGTCGCCCTCGCCAAACGGTTTTCCGGCCCGGCGTTCTTCGTTAAACAACTTGGCGTCACGCCCCAAGACCTGCGTTTCCCTGATACGTGGACGGTCGCCGCCGCCGTCTGGCTTGAAAAAGCCAACATTCGCCCCGACCAAGTTCGTCGGGAGTACGGTGAATGGAACGGCCGCTGGCTGCACTGGTCAAAGCCTGACCAAGATTTGGAAACCGCCGGCCCGTGCCCGGAAGATGTTTGGCGGCGAATCCAACACTACAGCCGGAAGGAACAACTTGGGCCGCCGCCGACCTACTACGCCATCCTAAAACTCGACGGCGACGATCTGGGCGGTTGGCTGCGGGGCGAACAATCACCGCAGGCGCGCGAGGTCATCCATCCCAAGTTGGTCGCGTACTTTGAAGAGGTTGACGCCCAAAACGCCGAGCGGCTCAAGGCGCGGCGACCTGTCGGGCCGGCGCTCCATGCCGCCATCAGTACGGCGCTGGCCAACTTCGCGCTGCACGTCGCGCCGCCCGTCATCGAAGCCCACTCCGGAACGCTCATCTACGCGGGCGGCGATGACCTACTGGCGCTGCTGCCGGTTGAAAAAGCCCTACCTTGCGCGGCGCAGCTGGCGCAGGCCTACCGGCAAAACTGGTACGCAACTGACCAAAACCGGCGCGAGGCCAACCGACGCGAATGGCTGCTGATGGGCAAGCGAGCAACGATTTCCGGCGGGATGGTCGTCGTCCACGCCAAGGACGACCTACGGCTGGCGTTGCAGGACGCCCGTGCGGCCGAGCATCAGGCCAAGGCCACTGGTAAGGACGCGCTGGGCATGACGGTACGGCGGCGCTCCGGCGAGCATACGTCGGCGGTGTGTCCGTGGCCCTTCGCCGAGAGCGTTATCGGCTGGACGGACGGCTTCCGGCGTGGCGCATCCGACCGCTGGGTCTATCGGCTTTACGGCATGCGGGGGACGCTGGCCGGGCTTCCGGCCAAAGCCATTCAGGCGGAATTCCAACGTCAGCTTCGTCGCGCTGAAGCGCCGACGCCGGACTTGATCCCGCCGAAAGATTTCGCAGAGGCATTTGATGCTTTCCAAGCTTTGAAGCTTCCCAACGGCGTGCGGCGTTTCTCCGACGCGAGGGCGGCGCTGGAGCCGTTTCTGACGCTGTGCCACACGGCGGCGTTTCTGGCGCGTGGGAGGGACGTATGA
- the cmr3 gene encoding type III-B CRISPR module-associated protein Cmr3: MSHAGTPHTIGLRLEPLDVLFFRDGRPFGSERNLSGWPTPQTFAGAIRTALLEAAGCNFARLAQAIQTGKSFAEAVEASCPTAFHWIGRVMARGVWPARVTPNGQPDVLTPAPSVLHVEKNQPTKLHRLQPLPPSQLPGWQPPPDDSKWRPLWLKNLAPTEPVEGYLTQNGLATFLAGGVPNSDEIVSPSALFALDYRTGVTISPDSLTVEASQIFSCGFLALKPGVTLYGEVDVPDDVRHDAEKLIDALKLMAFGGEGRRVVVARLAHSCPWPQRSPSRDKERPLTLLITPCPFASRWKPHALTGRVIAAAVPGATAFSGWDLARGGPKPTRFAAAAGSVYFLDEAPPMWPASLAESNEDAALGWGGYLKGVWNDV; encoded by the coding sequence ATGAGCCACGCCGGAACGCCGCACACCATCGGCCTCAGGCTCGAACCGCTTGACGTACTGTTTTTCCGCGACGGGCGGCCCTTCGGTAGCGAGCGCAACCTCAGCGGATGGCCGACGCCGCAGACCTTTGCAGGCGCAATCCGTACGGCGCTGCTCGAAGCCGCCGGCTGCAACTTCGCCCGACTGGCGCAAGCCATTCAGACCGGAAAATCCTTCGCGGAAGCGGTTGAGGCAAGCTGTCCGACGGCGTTTCACTGGATCGGGCGCGTCATGGCGCGCGGCGTATGGCCGGCGCGGGTGACGCCAAACGGTCAACCGGATGTGCTGACGCCAGCGCCGTCCGTGCTGCATGTGGAAAAAAATCAACCGACGAAGCTGCATCGGCTGCAACCGCTGCCGCCCTCTCAGCTTCCCGGTTGGCAGCCGCCGCCTGACGACTCGAAGTGGCGTCCGCTATGGCTGAAAAACTTGGCGCCGACGGAGCCAGTGGAAGGCTACCTGACGCAAAACGGGCTTGCGACATTTTTGGCGGGCGGCGTTCCAAACAGCGACGAAATTGTTTCGCCGTCGGCTCTCTTTGCGCTGGATTACCGAACCGGCGTCACCATTTCCCCCGACAGCCTGACGGTCGAGGCGTCGCAGATTTTCAGTTGCGGCTTTTTGGCGCTCAAGCCGGGCGTCACCCTTTACGGCGAAGTTGACGTTCCTGACGACGTGCGTCATGACGCGGAAAAGCTGATTGACGCGCTCAAGTTGATGGCGTTCGGGGGCGAAGGTCGGCGCGTCGTTGTTGCGCGCTTGGCGCACTCCTGCCCTTGGCCGCAGCGGTCGCCAAGCAGGGACAAAGAAAGACCGCTAACGCTGCTCATCACGCCCTGTCCCTTTGCCTCTCGCTGGAAGCCGCATGCGTTGACTGGGAGGGTGATTGCAGCGGCCGTCCCCGGCGCGACGGCGTTTTCCGGTTGGGATTTGGCGCGCGGCGGCCCGAAACCAACACGCTTCGCCGCCGCCGCCGGAAGTGTGTACTTCCTTGATGAGGCCCCGCCGATGTGGCCGGCGTCGCTCGCCGAAAGCAACGAAGACGCTGCGCTGGGTTGGGGCGGCTACTTGAAAGGAGTGTGGAACGATGTCTGA